The sequence below is a genomic window from Rudanella lutea DSM 19387.
TGGGCTAGTTCGGCATCCTTAGCATCGTCACCCGTCCGCCTGAACGTACCAGCAATTGGGTAAATCGTAGCTTCGCCGTTCTTGACAACAATCTGCGATTCGGGCGAAGAGCCAAACAGTTTGAAGCTACCATAGTCGAAATAGAATAAGTACGGCGATGGATTTAGCGACCGCAGCGACCGGTACACATTGAATTCATCACCCCGGAATGGCGTCTGAAATCGGCGCGAGAGCACAATCTGAAACACATCACCCCGCTTGCAATGGTCTATACCATGTTGGATAACAGCCCGAAATTCATCATCTGAAAAGTTGGAGCTCTCTTCCCCTTTTGTGTCAAAGGAGTAAAGCGCAAAATTCCGACTGGTAATGATTGATACTACTTCATCGAGCTGACTACTTACAGGCTCTTCGCCTTCCTGCACGTACGAGTGCTCAAAAATGTGGAGCTCGTCTTTGAAATGGTTGATGGCAATGACGTACCGGTACACCTGAAAAATGGCGGCCGGAATATCATTTTCAGGCGGCACTGCCGCAGTCAGACTAATATCTTCAAAACCCTCAACCGCCGGAAATCCGAAATAGCCAAATAAGCCGTTTGTGATAAATGAATGATTACCCGGTTGGGCTTTGAACAAGGCTTTATACTCTTGTAAAGCTGGGATCAACTCCTGGGCTTCAATTTGTTTGGTAACTGCGGTCTGATTTGGTAATTCAATTGTAAGTGCTCCCTTATTGTATTCGAACCGACTCACCGGATCGAATGCTATATACGAAAAGCTGTTGTCGTTGCCGTGATAGTCGGCACTTTCGAGGAGAATACTGTTTGGGTACCGATCCCGAATCTGTAAGTAAATACTGAC
It includes:
- a CDS encoding anthranilate synthase component I family protein; its protein translation is MTQTSPPSTETYVVTTKHRRMLADIITPVSIYLQIRDRYPNSILLESADYHGNDNSFSYIAFDPVSRFEYNKGALTIELPNQTAVTKQIEAQELIPALQEYKALFKAQPGNHSFITNGLFGYFGFPAVEGFEDISLTAAVPPENDIPAAIFQVYRYVIAINHFKDELHIFEHSYVQEGEEPVSSQLDEVVSIITSRNFALYSFDTKGEESSNFSDDEFRAVIQHGIDHCKRGDVFQIVLSRRFQTPFRGDEFNVYRSLRSLNPSPYLFYFDYGSFKLFGSSPESQIVVKNGEATIYPIAGTFRRTGDDAKDAELAQKLYDDPKESAEHVMLVDLARNDLSRNCDVVKVETFKEIQYYSHVIHLVSKVVGQLNGKADPLQIVAETFPAGTLSGAPKYMAMKLIDQYENQSRGFYSGSIGYMGFDGEFNHAIMIRTFMSQNNTLYYQAGAGIVAKSSVESELQEVHNKLAALRSAIEQAKGI